In Vibrio japonicus, the following are encoded in one genomic region:
- a CDS encoding phosphate/phosphite/phosphonate ABC transporter substrate-binding protein — protein MLSGVGRTYALILSFILSFLLFVPSVSAAQPVKASSRENTLIIGVISHNPRKAFKRTQPFADYLAANLQQHKITSARVVVAKSIPQMKHWLNNGQVDLVSDTVFAASELTRDSGVHILARRWKSGVSEYSSVFFTKKNNQINSFDDLVGKTIVFEDRGSTSAFLIPVSILIEQGYKLYELTSPREQPPEGAIGYFFSDEFSKSGGESNMMSWVHRNIVASAAFSDSDWNKEIPEQIKNQLQIIYTSPPIPRSLMLARPDMPEKLQDDITQLLLTAHENEQGKHALTTYRKTKKFDAISSDVLASIEWAGQRKALIDAYMAR, from the coding sequence ATGCTTTCTGGTGTCGGTCGCACCTATGCGTTAATTCTCAGTTTCATCTTATCTTTTCTTCTATTCGTTCCATCGGTTTCCGCAGCTCAGCCAGTGAAAGCGTCTTCACGTGAAAATACGCTTATCATCGGAGTAATTAGTCATAACCCAAGAAAGGCATTTAAACGGACCCAACCATTTGCCGATTACCTTGCCGCTAATCTTCAACAGCACAAAATCACATCTGCTCGTGTTGTCGTGGCGAAAAGCATTCCACAAATGAAGCATTGGTTAAATAACGGTCAGGTCGATCTTGTATCTGATACTGTATTTGCAGCCAGTGAACTCACTCGCGACTCTGGCGTACATATCCTCGCCAGACGATGGAAAAGTGGCGTAAGTGAATACTCTTCTGTTTTCTTTACTAAGAAAAATAACCAGATCAACTCTTTCGACGATCTCGTTGGAAAAACGATAGTTTTCGAGGACCGAGGATCAACAAGCGCATTTCTTATTCCTGTGTCTATTTTAATCGAGCAAGGTTATAAGTTGTATGAATTGACTTCTCCCCGAGAGCAGCCCCCAGAAGGCGCAATTGGTTACTTTTTCTCTGATGAGTTTTCTAAGTCTGGCGGAGAATCCAACATGATGAGTTGGGTGCATAGAAACATTGTCGCTTCTGCTGCGTTTAGTGATAGTGACTGGAATAAAGAAATACCCGAACAGATAAAGAATCAACTCCAAATAATTTATACCAGCCCCCCTATACCACGCTCACTGATGCTGGCACGCCCTGATATGCCTGAAAAGTTACAAGACGACATTACACAACTGTTGCTCACAGCTCATGAAAATGAACAGGGTAAACACGCGTTAACTACATACAGAAAAACTAAAAAATTCGATGCTATCTCTTCGGACGTTCTGGCAAGTATAGAATGGGCTGGGCAAAGAAAGGCCCTTATCGATGCGTATATGGCACGTTAA
- a CDS encoding bifunctional diguanylate cyclase/phosphodiesterase, with translation MVILTMGCLSFSQWMISSYFGEKIVAETSDNMSESFSDHARDKAEQTINYLSDALLNPMYFYDIETIQSLLEPALKDTSTIAIKVFDTKGVVIHTGSDLVNDYGMALQMPALEEAVLRQRRAYFENDIDTLAIARPLTLNNELLGGVVLEYSLKSMQEDIQDNKTIIKEINQLSNQYSTLLIALVTVIMCLISLLLSMLMANTIIGPITQLVHHSKRIKKGQYQTPNRIQRDDELGLLAKSFNEMDASLKERSDAIEFLAYNDPLTKLPNRMQFIDFLERKLESSNPDYNQFAVFFIDLDEFKRVNDNLGHQAGDDLLCEVASRISDSVRKTSEIEKQKVTNLLARVGGDEFILYVSGIHDLSLAHKFAADVISELKKPIFLPEPSESVVVGASIGIALYPESGATSEELVRNADIAMYAAKSCGKGSYRHFTQEMEQQVINKGQIERDLRSALSDFSQFELYYQPKIDLKTAQIVGVEALIRWNHPSKGSILPGEFIPVAEATDIIHPLGDWVIEQACRDLSVWRDFLSPSEFHVALNLSAKQLYAQKISDTVSLYLKEYRLPSSYMHVEVTETALMVDKNSAKETLDTLRAIGIEVWLDDFGTGYSSLGYLREFSIDGVKIDRSFISDIQDDANDRALCAAIISMAHQLGIKTVAEGIETHQQSSFLTQESCDFGQGYLYGKPMPAEKLTQKLQLNHQQKADNIVRISVK, from the coding sequence ATGGTCATATTGACTATGGGCTGCTTATCATTTTCGCAATGGATGATTTCATCATACTTTGGTGAAAAAATTGTGGCAGAGACGTCGGATAACATGTCTGAGAGCTTTAGCGACCATGCACGAGATAAAGCTGAACAGACGATAAATTATTTGTCAGACGCTCTGCTCAATCCTATGTACTTTTATGACATTGAAACCATTCAATCATTGCTCGAGCCCGCATTAAAAGACACTTCAACCATAGCAATTAAAGTTTTTGATACAAAAGGCGTCGTTATTCATACCGGAAGTGACTTAGTCAATGATTACGGTATGGCGCTTCAGATGCCTGCACTAGAGGAAGCGGTTTTAAGACAAAGACGAGCGTATTTTGAAAACGACATTGATACACTAGCCATTGCACGCCCTTTAACCCTAAACAATGAACTGCTTGGTGGCGTTGTTTTGGAATACTCCCTAAAATCGATGCAGGAAGACATTCAAGATAATAAAACCATCATTAAAGAGATTAACCAGCTAAGTAATCAATACAGTACACTATTGATCGCCCTAGTAACGGTTATCATGTGCCTGATCAGCCTACTCCTCTCTATGTTAATGGCAAATACAATCATTGGTCCCATCACCCAACTCGTCCACCACTCCAAGCGTATCAAAAAAGGGCAATATCAAACCCCAAACCGTATTCAAAGAGACGATGAGTTAGGTTTACTCGCTAAGTCATTTAATGAAATGGACGCCAGTCTAAAAGAGAGAAGCGATGCAATAGAGTTCCTTGCTTACAATGACCCATTGACGAAACTACCAAACCGGATGCAGTTTATTGATTTCTTAGAGCGGAAGCTTGAATCTTCCAATCCAGACTACAATCAATTTGCTGTATTTTTTATTGATTTGGATGAATTTAAGCGTGTAAATGATAATTTGGGGCACCAAGCGGGGGATGATCTCCTCTGTGAAGTCGCCTCCCGCATAAGCGATAGTGTTCGAAAAACCAGCGAAATAGAGAAGCAGAAGGTAACCAATTTACTTGCCAGAGTGGGTGGCGATGAATTTATCCTCTATGTCTCGGGTATTCATGACTTATCATTGGCGCATAAATTTGCAGCTGATGTGATAAGCGAACTCAAAAAGCCAATTTTTTTGCCAGAGCCGAGTGAGTCCGTCGTTGTTGGCGCCAGCATAGGTATCGCACTTTATCCCGAGTCTGGGGCAACGTCCGAAGAGCTGGTGAGAAATGCAGATATCGCCATGTATGCCGCTAAGTCTTGTGGGAAAGGCAGCTATCGTCATTTCACTCAAGAGATGGAACAGCAAGTGATTAATAAGGGGCAGATTGAACGCGATCTTCGTTCGGCACTGTCTGATTTCTCCCAGTTTGAACTTTACTATCAGCCAAAAATCGATTTAAAAACGGCGCAAATCGTTGGTGTGGAAGCGCTAATACGTTGGAACCACCCAAGTAAAGGAAGCATTTTACCTGGCGAGTTTATTCCTGTTGCAGAGGCAACCGATATTATCCATCCTCTTGGAGATTGGGTTATTGAACAAGCATGCCGAGATTTAAGCGTGTGGCGTGATTTTCTCAGCCCCTCCGAATTCCACGTTGCCTTGAATTTATCGGCTAAACAGCTTTATGCACAAAAAATATCGGACACCGTCAGCCTGTACCTTAAAGAATACCGCTTACCATCGTCTTATATGCATGTCGAAGTGACAGAAACCGCTCTCATGGTGGATAAGAACAGCGCCAAAGAGACGCTAGATACACTCCGAGCAATTGGTATCGAGGTTTGGCTGGATGACTTTGGTACGGGATACTCTTCGCTGGGTTATTTACGTGAATTTAGTATTGACGGTGTGAAAATTGATCGGAGTTTTATCTCAGATATACAAGATGACGCCAACGACAGAGCCCTGTGTGCCGCCATCATATCAATGGCTCACCAACTTGGAATCAAGACCGTTGCAGAAGGGATAGAGACACACCAACAATCCTCATTCTTAACACAAGAAAGCTGCGATTTTGGTCAAGGTTATTTGTATGGTAAGCCCATGCCTGCTGAAAAACTCACGCAAAAGTTACAACTAAACCACCAACAAAAAGCGGACAACATTGTACGAATTTCAGT